A window of the Halopseudomonas phragmitis genome harbors these coding sequences:
- a CDS encoding NAD(P)H-dependent flavin oxidoreductase — MKTRITELFGIEHPIIQGGMHHVGYAELASAVANAGGLGMITALTQPNPEALANEIRRCREMTDKPFGVNLTFLPSVNTPDYPGYIEAIIKGGVKAVETAGNNPQKYLPILKEHGIKVIHKCTAVRHALKAQAIGCDAVSVDGFECGGHPGEDDVPNFILLPRAAEELDIPFVASGGMADGRSLAAALALGAEGMNMGTRFIATKEAPVHDNVKQAIVAASELDTRLVMRPLRNTERVLSNAAVERLLEKERKLGAELKFADIAEEVAGVYPRIMKTGEMDAGAWSCGMVAGLIRDVPSVQELIERIMTEAEGIIRQRLASMINR, encoded by the coding sequence ATGAAAACACGCATCACCGAACTCTTTGGCATCGAGCATCCAATCATTCAGGGCGGCATGCACCACGTTGGTTACGCCGAACTCGCCTCGGCAGTCGCCAACGCCGGTGGCCTGGGGATGATCACCGCCCTCACCCAGCCCAACCCCGAGGCCCTGGCCAACGAAATCCGCCGCTGCCGGGAAATGACCGACAAGCCTTTCGGCGTCAACCTGACCTTCCTGCCGTCGGTCAACACCCCGGACTATCCCGGTTATATCGAGGCGATCATCAAGGGTGGCGTCAAGGCCGTGGAAACCGCCGGCAACAACCCGCAGAAATACCTGCCGATCCTCAAGGAGCACGGCATCAAGGTGATTCACAAGTGCACCGCCGTGCGTCATGCGCTCAAGGCCCAAGCCATTGGCTGTGATGCCGTGAGTGTCGACGGCTTCGAGTGTGGCGGCCACCCCGGCGAAGACGATGTACCCAACTTCATCCTGCTGCCGCGCGCCGCCGAGGAGCTGGACATTCCCTTCGTAGCTTCCGGTGGCATGGCTGACGGCCGTTCACTGGCCGCCGCCCTGGCCCTGGGCGCCGAAGGCATGAACATGGGGACTCGTTTCATTGCCACTAAGGAAGCCCCGGTACACGACAACGTCAAACAGGCGATTGTTGCCGCCAGCGAACTGGACACCCGGCTGGTCATGCGTCCGCTGCGCAATACCGAACGGGTACTGAGCAATGCCGCTGTCGAACGCCTGCTGGAAAAAGAGCGCAAGCTCGGCGCCGAACTCAAGTTCGCCGACATTGCCGAGGAAGTTGCCGGTGTTTATCCACGCATCATGAAAACCGGTGAAATGGACGCCGGCGCCTGGTCCTGCGGCATGGTCGCCGGCCTGATCCGTGATGTGCCCAGCGTACAGGAACTGATCGAGCGCATCATGACCGAAGCCGAAGGCATCATCCGCCAACGCCTGGCCAGCATGATCAACCGCTGA
- a CDS encoding HPF/RaiA family ribosome-associated protein: MQIQINTDRNITGDTRLSETIEAELRNSLARFSDQITRIELHLRDENSATKSGSADKRCLLEVRLAGQNPVTTQDTAEHVMQAVTGAAEKMVRLLETQLGKLSRH; encoded by the coding sequence ATGCAAATTCAGATCAACACCGACCGCAATATCACCGGTGACACCCGCCTTAGCGAAACCATCGAAGCCGAGCTGCGCAACAGCCTGGCCCGTTTCAGCGATCAGATCACCCGAATCGAACTGCACCTGCGCGACGAAAACAGCGCTACAAAATCAGGCTCCGCCGACAAGCGCTGCCTGCTTGAAGTCCGCCTGGCCGGACAGAACCCCGTCACCACCCAAGACACTGCCGAGCATGTGATGCAAGCAGTGACCGGCGCCGCCGAAAAAATGGTGCGCCTGCTGGAAACCCAGCTCGGAAAGCTCTCGCGCCACTAA
- a CDS encoding asparaginase domain-containing protein, with the protein MKGRVLIVYCGGTIGMLPSADGYVPMPGFAGRLHAHWDDGAEALPDYDLIELEHLIDSANLVPADWARIAGVVVEQWHNYDGFVLLHGTDTMAYTASALSFLLRGCDKPVILTGSQIPLAQPRTDALDNLATSLILAASGRVHEVCIYFRGRLLRGNRARKVRSTGFDAFDSPNAPWLGEVGIDLHLRDDLLLPKGEPDFRIPAFDASRVAVLNVYPGMPASLLDAVLASPGLQGLVLATYGVGNPPDADKALMDSLQRAVQAGISVLNISQCYQGQVSQGAYATGAALNRIGVIPGNDLTPEAAFAKLHVLLALGYSGERLAALLTRSLCGEQG; encoded by the coding sequence GTGAAGGGCAGGGTGCTGATCGTCTATTGCGGCGGCACCATCGGCATGCTGCCGTCGGCCGACGGCTATGTGCCAATGCCCGGCTTTGCCGGGCGCTTGCACGCGCATTGGGACGACGGCGCCGAGGCCTTGCCCGACTATGATCTGATCGAGCTGGAGCATCTGATCGACAGCGCCAATCTGGTGCCGGCCGACTGGGCGCGTATTGCCGGGGTTGTGGTTGAGCAATGGCACAACTACGACGGTTTCGTGCTGCTGCATGGCACCGATACCATGGCCTACACTGCGTCGGCGCTGTCTTTTCTGCTACGCGGCTGTGACAAGCCGGTGATCCTGACCGGCTCGCAGATCCCGCTGGCGCAGCCGCGCACGGACGCGCTGGATAATCTCGCCACCTCGCTGATCCTGGCCGCCAGCGGCCGCGTTCACGAGGTGTGCATCTACTTCCGCGGCCGTCTGCTGCGCGGTAACCGTGCGCGCAAGGTGCGCAGCACCGGCTTTGATGCCTTCGATTCGCCGAATGCGCCCTGGCTGGGCGAGGTGGGTATTGACCTGCATTTGCGCGATGATCTGTTGCTGCCTAAGGGCGAGCCGGATTTTCGGATTCCAGCCTTCGATGCCAGTCGGGTGGCGGTGCTCAATGTCTATCCGGGCATGCCGGCCAGTTTGCTCGATGCGGTGCTGGCCAGCCCTGGTTTGCAGGGGCTGGTGCTGGCGACCTATGGGGTCGGCAACCCGCCGGATGCCGACAAGGCGTTGATGGATAGCCTGCAGCGGGCGGTGCAGGCCGGTATCAGCGTGCTCAATATCAGCCAGTGCTATCAGGGCCAGGTCAGCCAGGGCGCCTATGCCACGGGCGCTGCGCTCAACCGCATTGGCGTGATCCCCGGCAACGATCTGACCCCCGAAGCGGCTTTCGCCAAGCTTCATGTGCTGCTGGCGCTGGGCTACAGCGGCGAGCGGTTGGCAGCGTTGCTGACCCGGTCGCTGTGCGGGGAGCAGGGCTGA
- a CDS encoding aspartate ammonia-lyase encodes MNTRIEHDLLGDLAVPADAWYGIQTQRALDNFAITGVPISHFPAFIRALAMVKKAAALANRDLEVLAPHKAEAIVAACDDIIAGALHDQFVVDLIQGGAGTSTNMNANEVIANLALEKLGHAKGEYQYLHPNDDVNKSQSTNDAYPTAVCLAVQFCAEPLEQAIIRLKGSLEAKGREFADIVKMGRTQLQDAVPMTLGQEFEAFAVNLGEDVDRLHEASRLLCEVNLGGTAIGTGINAPARYQALAVKYLAEISAKPIVSASNLVEATSDMGAFVLFSGILKRFAVKLGKMCNDLRLLSSGPRTGLGEILLPPRQPGSSIMPGKVNPVIPEAVNQTAYQVIASDLAVTLAAEAGQLQLNAMEPLIVYNLLNSMKMLEAACSMLDERCIQGIRANAEQCARHVDNSIGIITALVPRIGYANATRIAAEALHSGSTVRELVLGEGLLEELELDRLLSPRAMLAPAGVVS; translated from the coding sequence ATGAACACCCGTATTGAACACGATCTGCTCGGCGATCTGGCGGTGCCCGCTGACGCCTGGTATGGCATTCAGACCCAGCGTGCGCTGGACAACTTCGCCATTACCGGCGTGCCGATCAGCCATTTCCCGGCGTTTATTCGCGCGCTGGCCATGGTCAAGAAGGCCGCTGCGCTGGCCAACCGCGATCTTGAGGTGCTGGCGCCGCACAAGGCCGAGGCGATTGTCGCGGCCTGTGACGACATCATCGCTGGGGCGCTGCACGACCAGTTCGTGGTCGACCTGATCCAGGGCGGAGCCGGTACCTCGACCAACATGAATGCCAACGAGGTGATCGCCAACCTGGCGTTGGAAAAGCTGGGGCATGCCAAGGGCGAGTACCAGTACCTGCACCCCAACGACGACGTCAACAAGTCGCAATCGACCAACGACGCCTATCCGACTGCCGTGTGTCTGGCAGTGCAGTTCTGTGCTGAGCCTCTGGAGCAGGCGATTATCCGCTTGAAGGGCAGCCTGGAAGCCAAGGGCCGCGAGTTTGCCGATATCGTCAAGATGGGCCGGACTCAGTTGCAGGATGCGGTACCCATGACGCTGGGCCAGGAGTTCGAGGCCTTTGCCGTCAACCTGGGTGAAGACGTTGATCGCCTGCACGAGGCCAGCCGGCTGCTGTGCGAGGTCAACCTGGGCGGTACTGCGATCGGTACCGGTATCAATGCGCCTGCACGCTATCAGGCGCTGGCGGTGAAGTATCTGGCGGAGATTTCCGCCAAGCCGATCGTGTCGGCCAGCAACCTGGTTGAGGCTACCTCGGACATGGGTGCCTTCGTGCTGTTTTCGGGGATTCTCAAGCGTTTTGCGGTCAAGCTCGGCAAGATGTGCAACGACCTGCGCCTGCTTTCCAGCGGCCCGCGCACCGGGCTTGGCGAGATTCTGCTGCCGCCGCGCCAGCCGGGTTCCTCGATCATGCCCGGCAAGGTCAATCCGGTAATCCCCGAGGCAGTCAACCAGACGGCCTATCAGGTGATCGCCAGCGATCTGGCAGTAACCCTGGCTGCCGAGGCCGGGCAGTTGCAGCTCAACGCCATGGAGCCTTTGATCGTTTACAACCTGCTGAACTCGATGAAGATGCTTGAAGCTGCCTGCAGCATGCTCGATGAGCGCTGCATCCAGGGCATTCGCGCCAATGCCGAGCAGTGCGCCCGGCATGTCGACAACAGCATTGGCATCATCACCGCATTGGTACCGCGCATCGGCTACGCCAACGCTACCCGCATCGCCGCCGAGGCACTGCATAGCGGCAGCACCGTGCGCGAACTGGTGCTTGGCGAAGGGTTGCTGGAAGAACTGGAGCTGGATCGTTTGCTCAGCCCACGGGCCATGCTGGCACCGGCAGGAGTGGTGTCGTGA
- a CDS encoding alanine/glycine:cation symporter family protein: MLDLLNDLLWGKVLIALLLIVGVGFTVASRFVQFRYFTRMFRVLGASQAFQRNKHGHLSSFQALVLSIAGRVGGGNIAGVAVAITLGGPGAIFWMWMVGLIGMATSFLECSLAQAYKQAEPDGTYRGGPAHYISKGLGPRWKWMAAVYSVLLLVTFGFGFNALQSYAVATSLNDAFNIPVFYSGIGLAMIAGLIIFGGVKRIARVAEFLVPIMAVGYLLITLVVLGMNLSLIPDVIVLIVKSAFGLEQVVGGGIGAAIMMGVKRGLFSNEAGLGSAPNVAAVAYVPHPANQGVVQSFSVFIDTIIICSCTAFIILLSGIYDPAALADIGGVALTQSALADHVGDWGRSFVSIALLLFGFSTVLYNYYLGENSINFFNTSNQNLFNGFRVITIGLVCWGATTDLGTVFAFADVTMGLLALVNLIALVALFKPGLRILKDYDRQIAEGVEQPIFEAEKFRDMNVDPAAWVLEPEDIERLQQRSAALAQPRETLS, translated from the coding sequence ATGCTGGACTTACTCAATGACCTGCTGTGGGGCAAGGTCCTGATAGCCCTGCTGCTGATCGTCGGTGTCGGCTTCACTGTTGCTTCGCGTTTCGTTCAATTCCGCTATTTCACTCGCATGTTCCGCGTATTGGGCGCCAGTCAGGCGTTTCAGCGCAATAAACACGGCCATTTGAGCTCATTCCAGGCGCTGGTGCTGTCGATTGCCGGCCGGGTGGGTGGCGGTAATATCGCCGGTGTCGCCGTGGCGATCACGCTGGGTGGTCCGGGCGCGATCTTCTGGATGTGGATGGTCGGCCTGATAGGTATGGCCACCAGTTTCCTTGAATGTTCCCTGGCCCAGGCCTACAAGCAGGCCGAGCCGGATGGCACCTATCGTGGTGGTCCGGCGCACTATATCTCCAAGGGGCTGGGGCCGCGCTGGAAGTGGATGGCGGCGGTTTATTCGGTACTGCTGCTGGTGACCTTCGGTTTCGGCTTCAACGCGCTGCAATCCTATGCGGTAGCGACCTCGCTGAATGACGCTTTCAACATCCCGGTGTTCTACTCTGGCATTGGTCTGGCGATGATCGCCGGTCTGATCATCTTCGGTGGGGTCAAGCGAATTGCCCGGGTAGCGGAGTTCCTGGTGCCGATCATGGCGGTGGGTTACCTGCTGATTACCCTGGTCGTACTGGGCATGAACCTGAGCCTGATTCCTGATGTGATCGTACTGATCGTCAAGAGCGCCTTCGGTTTGGAGCAGGTCGTCGGTGGTGGTATTGGCGCGGCGATCATGATGGGCGTCAAGCGTGGCCTGTTCTCCAACGAGGCCGGTCTGGGCAGTGCGCCCAACGTGGCGGCGGTGGCCTATGTGCCGCACCCGGCCAACCAGGGCGTGGTGCAGTCGTTCTCGGTGTTCATCGACACCATCATCATCTGTTCCTGCACCGCCTTCATCATTCTGCTCAGCGGCATCTACGATCCGGCGGCGCTGGCTGACATCGGCGGTGTGGCGCTGACCCAGTCGGCACTGGCTGATCACGTCGGTGACTGGGGTCGTAGCTTCGTCAGTATCGCGCTGTTGCTGTTTGGCTTCAGTACCGTGCTGTACAACTACTACTTGGGCGAGAACAGCATCAACTTCTTCAATACCTCGAACCAGAACCTGTTCAACGGCTTCCGGGTGATCACCATTGGTCTGGTGTGCTGGGGTGCGACCACCGATCTGGGCACTGTGTTCGCCTTTGCCGATGTGACCATGGGCCTGCTGGCACTGGTCAACCTGATTGCTCTGGTGGCGCTGTTCAAGCCGGGTCTGCGGATTCTCAAGGACTACGACCGGCAGATTGCCGAGGGTGTCGAGCAGCCGATCTTCGAGGCTGAGAAGTTCCGCGACATGAACGTTGATCCAGCGGCCTGGGTGCTGGAACCCGAGGATATCGAGCGCCTGCAGCAGCGTAGTGCCGCTCTGGCCCAGCCGCGCGAAACCCTTTCCTGA
- a CDS encoding helix-turn-helix domain-containing protein translates to MSDPGLHDDLAQNLKLLCSYYKSIAEVCRRLDINRPQFNRYLSGQHKPSANTLRRLCEFFGVEVQEILLPHEQFERLVQVRPRYERSTVDAAGTVLEHLDQLGKTSGELERYLGYYFEYYLSMSTPGKLLRNLVCLERRDDQVVFQRTERMQPSPAEPPYHNRYQGIAYLLADRLFLVDYETLNRREITQTILFPSFRNRVTRLTGLKVGVSDNSQRMPCCARVLYEYLGPSVRLRKAFSLCGLYDSQDPRIDQSIREAVSNDMLPGQTLFQARH, encoded by the coding sequence ATGAGCGACCCCGGACTGCATGACGATCTGGCCCAGAACCTGAAGCTGCTCTGCAGCTACTACAAATCCATCGCCGAAGTCTGCCGGCGCCTGGATATCAACCGCCCACAGTTCAACCGCTACCTCAGCGGTCAGCACAAACCCTCCGCCAACACCCTGCGCCGTCTGTGTGAATTCTTTGGGGTCGAGGTGCAGGAAATTTTGCTGCCGCACGAGCAGTTCGAACGGCTGGTGCAGGTTCGCCCGCGTTACGAGCGCAGCACCGTCGATGCCGCCGGCACCGTACTCGAACATCTCGACCAGCTAGGCAAGACCAGCGGCGAACTGGAGCGCTACCTGGGCTACTACTTCGAGTACTACCTGTCGATGTCTACCCCCGGCAAACTGCTGCGCAATCTGGTCTGCCTGGAGCGGCGCGACGATCAGGTGGTGTTCCAGCGTACCGAACGCATGCAACCCAGCCCCGCAGAGCCGCCCTATCACAACCGCTATCAGGGCATCGCCTACCTGCTGGCCGACCGCCTGTTTCTGGTCGACTATGAAACCCTCAACCGCCGCGAAATCACCCAGACCATCCTGTTCCCCAGCTTTCGCAACCGGGTTACCCGGCTGACCGGGCTCAAGGTCGGCGTCTCGGACAACAGTCAACGCATGCCCTGCTGCGCCCGTGTGCTATATGAATACCTCGGCCCCAGCGTGCGTCTGCGCAAGGCGTTCAGCCTCTGCGGCCTGTACGACAGCCAGGACCCGCGCATCGACCAATCGATCCGCGAAGCAGTCAGCAACGACATGCTCCCCGGCCAAACCCTGTTTCAGGCGAGACACTGA
- a CDS encoding SRPBCC family protein encodes MTPVKHLSISINRPPAEVYAWAGNPLNLPQWAAGLARSQVSPDGDSWQVQAPFGRVRLRFAPANDFGVMDHDVELETGEVVHNPMRVVPNGTGSEFIFTLIRQPGMTDAQFEADAQAVAADLQTLKRLLEAQS; translated from the coding sequence ATGACCCCGGTCAAACACCTCAGCATCAGCATCAACCGCCCACCCGCCGAGGTTTACGCCTGGGCCGGCAACCCGCTTAACCTGCCCCAATGGGCCGCCGGCCTGGCCCGCTCGCAGGTCAGCCCAGACGGTGACAGCTGGCAAGTCCAGGCCCCCTTCGGCCGCGTGCGCCTGCGCTTCGCCCCGGCCAACGACTTCGGCGTCATGGACCACGATGTCGAACTGGAAACCGGCGAAGTCGTCCACAACCCCATGCGCGTAGTCCCCAACGGCACCGGCAGCGAGTTCATCTTCACCCTGATCCGCCAACCGGGCATGACCGATGCACAATTCGAAGCCGACGCCCAAGCGGTGGCGGCAGACCTGCAAACATTGAAAAGGCTATTGGAAGCACAAAGCTAA
- a CDS encoding shikimate kinase encodes MKAILLGNAGAGKSTLARQLIGERPIARLSLDEIAWDEGPERKPLSESLALLHEFIEQHEHWVIEGCYSDLIEAALPHCSELRFLNPGTDTCIAHCRSRPWEPEKFASPEQQQAMLEYLIDWVGSYASRDDEYGLQRHRQLFERFTGPKVEYLSPASNPAPWQLYRIDDNGNEITMQHFSDYSEAERTRQDFEQRGHKQTYLIKASP; translated from the coding sequence ATGAAAGCCATACTGCTAGGCAATGCCGGCGCCGGAAAAAGCACTCTGGCCAGACAACTGATCGGCGAACGCCCGATAGCCCGCCTCTCGCTGGACGAAATTGCCTGGGACGAAGGGCCCGAGCGCAAACCGCTGAGCGAAAGCCTGGCCCTGCTGCACGAGTTTATCGAGCAACATGAGCACTGGGTGATCGAAGGCTGTTACAGCGACCTGATTGAAGCGGCCCTGCCCCACTGCAGCGAACTGCGCTTTCTCAACCCTGGCACCGACACCTGCATCGCCCACTGCCGCAGCCGGCCCTGGGAGCCAGAGAAATTTGCCTCGCCCGAGCAGCAACAGGCCATGCTCGAATACCTGATCGACTGGGTTGGCAGCTATGCCAGCCGCGACGATGAGTACGGCCTCCAACGCCACCGCCAACTGTTTGAGCGCTTCACCGGCCCCAAGGTCGAATACCTCAGCCCCGCCAGCAACCCCGCGCCCTGGCAGCTCTACCGTATCGACGACAACGGCAACGAAATCACCATGCAACACTTCAGCGACTACAGCGAGGCCGAACGCACCCGCCAGGACTTCGAACAACGCGGCCACAAGCAGACCTACCTGATCAAAGCCAGCCCCTGA
- a CDS encoding MAPEG family protein: MTLNSIFLPIVVQTLLILWLYILLNLRKQRAASQGQVDESRRALFDDAWPESVIKVNNCIRNQFELPLLFCVLCITLSILNAVGWLALACAWLFVASRIAHAIVHTGSNIIMVRRRLFMIGTVLVLIMTVLLLLRLLGLY; this comes from the coding sequence ATGACCCTGAACTCCATCTTTCTCCCGATCGTCGTCCAAACCCTGCTCATCCTGTGGCTCTACATCCTGCTCAACCTGCGCAAACAGCGGGCCGCCAGTCAGGGCCAAGTCGATGAAAGCCGCCGCGCGCTGTTCGATGACGCCTGGCCTGAGTCGGTAATCAAGGTCAACAACTGCATTCGCAACCAGTTCGAACTGCCGCTGCTGTTCTGCGTTCTGTGCATCACGTTGTCGATCCTCAATGCGGTCGGCTGGCTGGCGCTGGCTTGTGCCTGGCTGTTTGTCGCCAGCCGGATTGCGCATGCCATCGTCCACACCGGCTCCAACATCATCATGGTGCGGCGACGGCTGTTCATGATCGGCACAGTGCTGGTACTGATCATGACCGTCCTGCTACTGCTACGCCTGCTCGGCCTGTATTAG
- a CDS encoding OsmC domain/YcaO domain-containing protein, with translation MEIKVNYLDNLRLEAKFDDFTVISDQPIRYKGDGSAPGPFDYFLASSAMCAAYFVKVYCNTRNIPTDNIRLSQNNIVDPEDRYKQIFKIQVELPEDISEKDRLGIIRSIDRCTVKKVVQASPDFQIEVVENLDEDAQALLTLNPASDSQTYIEGKDLPLEQTIANMTAILAELGMKIEIASWRNIVPHVWSLHIRDAASPMCFTNGKGATKEAALCSALGEFIERLNCNFFYNDQYFGQDIANSAFVHYPNEEWFQPGPNGELPDGLLDDYCLAIYNPEGELLGTHLYDTNSGTPERGICALPFVRQSDGEVVYFPSNLIENLYLSNGMSAGNTLPEAQVQCLSEIFERAVKKAIIENELALPDVPDEVLAKYPHIQEGIQALEAQGFPVLVKDASLDGQFPVMCVTLMNPRTGGVFASFGAHPSFQIALERSLTELLQGRSFEGLNDLPAPTFNSMAVSEPNNFVEHFIDSSGVVSWRFFSAKSEFEFCEWDFSGTSEEEAATLFGILEEHGLESYMAVFNDLGAPVCRILVPGYSEVYPVEDLIWDNTNIALQFREDILNLHRLSDEQLADLLERLEDSELDIYMTIITLIGIEFDENTVWGQLTILELKLLIQLALGQHEATLESVETFLQYNDNTVERRRFYQAMQAVLEVTLDDELELDDYQYNFQRMFGTETLSAVIGSVNGSTRFHGLTPTSLALEGLDKHQRLIDSYQKLHRARAQKAGQ, from the coding sequence ATGGAAATCAAAGTCAATTATCTCGACAACCTGAGACTTGAAGCCAAGTTCGACGACTTTACCGTCATTTCCGACCAGCCCATCCGCTACAAGGGTGACGGCTCGGCGCCCGGCCCGTTTGACTACTTCCTGGCCTCCTCGGCCATGTGCGCAGCCTATTTCGTCAAGGTCTACTGCAACACCCGCAACATCCCGACCGACAACATCCGCCTGTCGCAGAACAACATCGTCGACCCCGAAGACCGCTACAAGCAGATCTTCAAGATCCAGGTCGAGCTGCCCGAAGACATCAGCGAAAAAGATCGCCTGGGCATCATCCGCTCCATCGACCGCTGCACCGTGAAAAAGGTCGTGCAGGCCAGCCCCGACTTCCAGATCGAAGTAGTGGAAAACCTCGACGAAGACGCCCAGGCCCTGCTGACCCTGAACCCAGCCAGCGACAGCCAGACCTATATCGAAGGCAAGGACCTGCCGCTGGAGCAGACCATTGCCAACATGACGGCAATCCTCGCCGAACTGGGGATGAAGATCGAAATCGCCTCCTGGCGCAACATCGTGCCGCACGTCTGGTCACTGCACATCCGCGATGCCGCCTCACCCATGTGCTTCACCAACGGCAAGGGCGCAACCAAGGAAGCCGCGCTGTGCTCGGCACTGGGCGAATTCATCGAGCGGCTGAACTGCAACTTCTTCTACAACGACCAGTACTTCGGCCAGGACATCGCCAACAGCGCCTTCGTCCACTACCCGAATGAAGAATGGTTCCAGCCTGGCCCCAACGGCGAACTGCCCGACGGCCTGCTCGACGACTACTGCCTGGCCATCTACAACCCCGAAGGCGAACTGCTCGGCACTCACCTGTACGACACCAACTCCGGCACCCCCGAACGCGGCATCTGCGCCCTGCCCTTCGTACGCCAGTCCGACGGCGAAGTGGTGTACTTCCCGTCCAACCTGATCGAAAACCTGTACCTCTCCAATGGCATGAGCGCCGGCAACACCCTGCCCGAAGCCCAGGTACAGTGCCTGTCGGAAATCTTTGAACGCGCAGTGAAAAAGGCCATCATCGAAAACGAACTGGCGCTGCCCGACGTACCCGACGAAGTGCTGGCCAAGTACCCGCACATCCAGGAAGGCATCCAGGCGCTGGAAGCCCAGGGCTTCCCGGTACTGGTCAAGGATGCCTCGCTGGACGGCCAATTCCCGGTCATGTGCGTAACCCTGATGAACCCGAGAACCGGCGGCGTGTTCGCCTCCTTCGGCGCACACCCGAGCTTTCAGATCGCGCTTGAGCGCAGCCTGACCGAACTGCTGCAAGGCCGCAGCTTCGAAGGCCTGAACGACCTGCCGGCGCCGACCTTCAACTCCATGGCGGTCAGCGAGCCGAACAACTTCGTCGAACACTTCATCGACTCCAGCGGCGTAGTGTCCTGGCGCTTCTTCAGCGCCAAATCCGAGTTCGAATTCTGCGAATGGGACTTCTCCGGCACCAGCGAAGAAGAAGCCGCCACCCTATTCGGCATCCTCGAAGAACACGGTCTGGAAAGCTACATGGCCGTCTTCAACGACCTGGGCGCCCCGGTCTGCCGCATCCTGGTGCCCGGCTACTCCGAGGTCTACCCGGTCGAAGACCTGATCTGGGACAACACCAACATCGCCCTGCAGTTCCGCGAAGACATCCTCAACCTGCACCGCCTGAGCGACGAGCAACTGGCCGACCTGCTGGAGCGCCTGGAAGACAGCGAACTCGACATCTACATGACCATCATCACCCTGATCGGCATCGAGTTCGACGAAAACACCGTCTGGGGCCAGCTCACCATTCTGGAACTGAAACTGCTGATCCAGCTCGCCCTCGGCCAGCACGAAGCCACACTGGAAAGCGTGGAAACCTTCCTGCAATACAACGACAACACCGTCGAGCGCCGGCGCTTCTACCAGGCCATGCAGGCCGTACTGGAAGTCACCCTGGACGACGAACTGGAACTGGACGACTACCAATACAACTTCCAGCGCATGTTCGGCACAGAGACCCTGAGCGCCGTCATCGGCTCAGTCAACGGCAGCACCCGCTTCCACGGCCTCACCCCCACCAGCCTGGCACTGGAAGGCCTGGACAAACACCAGCGCCTGATCGACAGCTACCAAAAACTCCACCGCGCCCGCGCCCAAAAAGCCGGCCAATAA
- a CDS encoding PIN domain-containing protein, with protein MNLFIDTNVFLSFYHLSNDDLEEIHKLAALLEKGDVKLWLTEQVKDEFKRNRENKISEAVKKLQEQKKKPQFPQICKDYEEYPVIRELQKEYEKHLSSLIKKVSDDVASRSLKADEKITELFGKATIISTDSSLIEKARFRMDVRNPPGKDGSLGDAINWEGLLESVTNGEPLHLVADDKDYYSVLDENVIKEFLSDEWAEKKESQVHFYRRLSQFFKEHYPEIKLATELEKELAIKALVNSSNFASTHSSISKLSKYAEFNKSQANELAQVAISNSQINWIICDSDVYEFYSNLIESHGAHLENELLEQLKEELSDCEPSDDDA; from the coding sequence TTGAACCTATTCATAGATACAAATGTATTTCTTTCGTTTTACCATCTTTCAAACGATGATCTTGAAGAGATACACAAACTGGCGGCACTTCTCGAGAAAGGAGACGTAAAGCTTTGGCTGACTGAACAGGTAAAGGATGAATTCAAAAGGAACAGAGAAAACAAAATATCGGAAGCCGTAAAGAAACTTCAAGAGCAAAAGAAAAAGCCCCAGTTTCCGCAGATATGTAAGGATTATGAAGAATATCCAGTAATACGTGAACTCCAAAAAGAATATGAAAAGCATTTGTCGTCTCTTATTAAAAAAGTCTCTGACGATGTTGCATCAAGAAGCCTAAAGGCAGACGAAAAGATAACGGAGCTTTTTGGGAAAGCAACTATCATCAGTACGGATTCTAGCTTGATAGAAAAAGCAAGGTTCAGAATGGATGTACGTAATCCACCTGGGAAAGATGGTTCTCTGGGGGATGCAATTAACTGGGAAGGTTTATTGGAGTCTGTGACAAATGGAGAGCCGTTGCACTTGGTTGCGGACGACAAAGATTACTATTCTGTCCTTGATGAAAATGTAATAAAAGAATTTCTGAGTGATGAATGGGCTGAGAAGAAAGAATCCCAAGTGCATTTTTATAGGCGGCTTTCACAGTTCTTCAAAGAGCACTATCCAGAAATTAAATTGGCAACAGAGCTTGAAAAAGAGTTGGCGATTAAGGCCCTTGTTAATAGTAGTAACTTTGCATCAACTCATTCATCAATATCTAAGCTGTCTAAATATGCTGAGTTTAATAAGTCGCAAGCAAACGAGCTAGCTCAGGTTGCAATTAGCAATAGCCAAATAAATTGGATTATCTGTGATTCGGACGTCTATGAATTCTATAGCAACCTCATTGAAAGTCATGGCGCTCACCTGGAAAATGAGCTTTTGGAACAGCTCAAAGAAGAGTTGTCAGATTGTGAGCCAAGCGACGATGATGCTTAA